Within Lytechinus variegatus isolate NC3 chromosome 15, Lvar_3.0, whole genome shotgun sequence, the genomic segment gTTGGCCAAGTTTGGGGTacatatctgttgaattaccttcataactttcaaagtttatggatctgattcatgaaacttggacataacacataagagtaatcatgtatcactcaacattctgtgcgagttttaggtcacatgatcaagacCAAATATCATTAAAGGAGACACCCGAAGAatccaaagtattttataatgcctttttgtggtcatcattgtaaaggggaagtattactaatcagatatataacttcacttttcaaaatagtcattagagtttgcagaaatcagctctcaaaaatgatttattttcatgccatatttctgccttccatcggtcctcttgcgagctccagctgagtgacgtcacacaatgagcgtgagcagctgagctgacagcagcccattgaagacgatctttccaatcagcgttttttgctcttagaattgtttattcctcacaagattggtcttgtgatagataaaagtttgaatttactggacagtgaaataaagtgcacatttaacgtattttggtaaccgatatttagcttagaaaaaatgatttttttttcaagaaatatatttgaataaacaaagcatattttcacttagaaatcacacttgcgacaaattgatattataatcaatatgaagcatagacattcttcgtcacgactgaaaaaaaattatgaaatttcattacgtaacaaagtcaggaaccacaaaataacatggcaatatccatcgcgaaatgattgaaattgcagttgaattgccgaaacatgattagcccactgcggcgagcggactttgtttcatatatcttaaaagCCCACAATAATGTAGGGAACGGTCTGTGGCCAAACGTGTTCGCCATCGTTTTGTCGTGTGCGaggaccctggttcaaaactcggattaacttggttattttttttttttattccttctcgtccctacccagcttttttttcttgtgaaatcccattcagacctgtatttatcaaatcttatttaattgctgcttttgattttcaagttcttgattagattctactcttatttgggatgggaggggtacaggatgagttaaaagtcaagtccacatcaactaaaaattatttgaatagagtaatttcccttgctgtttttactcaaaacagtcacaaaacaatgatatgcaaattagtgttgtcactcacatcacatttgtttctaatttttttgtggcattttgttttttaattctttgcagatttgagtataggaatttcttcatccaaacacaataggttacatttacggaactgtaactctaaatgttatttggaggaattaaaatccctctgaaaatttttcagaaaataaatagaaaattaaatatcaaatctacatgtcatgtaaatatatcaaacaacaaaatacaaaagaacttagtgcgtgtgacataacggttagtgtaatttgcacatcgacacagatgagcatatcatcgttttataaattaggcaaaatttctcaatgttagagtagtaattatataaatttgaatcaaagtttttatgaaatttcctgcaatatcttatttttctttaaattcaaatgaatttttgattgtgtggacttctcctttactcttaatgtagggaatgcatagcaatatttatccagaaacaaaattgtcttaaaatatgcaaatctgtaattgggcacatgttcacttttctttcatccaggccacttcctcacacccaccaggcttacagtcttagaacaaaaaaaatgatgaaccatcacacaacagcacacaacattcagtgcttcacaataaatatttcacttctgttcatacatgtacatgcaataaatattgtggaaaacaaataaaaggcgtacccatattcaaataccgtttaaaaggacaaatatattatacctttcgagaaaaatcagcacgttagatatctgataacaaaacacaaatatggggcactgcaagaaacttatgttccattgcaaatcaagcgtaagtcttaaattcaaattcaagcgtaataaggtcgagttgcaatagcagttcaactacatgtacatgtttgtctttaatcaaaggacttacccttgatttgggacgtgtgattgattagaaaatttcttgcaaaatgccctaataacattaaaattgtttttttcgttttaagttgtgtgttcttattttcgacaagctgtattcctgtccaagtcaatttttttagttctctccaaaactgtgctcaaaatcgtttccaagatcgataaagatccattttctgttgcatcattatcagtccaaaacttgcaccgtagctcctggaaagagtgaagaaaaaaatggctatatccaaatcagtaagaggacatgatggaatctcccagattgaagtagcgagcagagaccagaagtcaccagagtcagcaagtgtgcagatctgtgtgtagaagagagaaaaaataaagaaataatttaaataatcaaatcaaagtatgaatttcattatcttgatgattgacgacgtgcggtggcatgtaattcccagtcaacaacaaataatagtaggtttagacacctgaaaaattccactcagaacactggtgctctacctcaacgctcaagtgatgtttgtgtaggccccactctacttaccgcttagcggtagtgaatcacttgaggtacggtactctgtgtcattacaaagagtgcatttatcttcattgttttatgttgaaggcactacgcattcatatgtagaagcactctaatcagaaagaaacaccagactctagttttggccaggaatcagcatgatcagggtaaccactgctgaaaatttgtcttgcttcatgacatcggcattatggtgatataattctgtgtatctggatgtatacgatacagggccctcctgagcataaacgcattgggtactagacctgtgtataataaaaacttaaacatttggccttatcgtgaaaacattcggccttatcgtgaaatttggtgtttgtgcgctcgttgtgtacaaagtcaatgggagtggatcaccgccgttgacgaaataaacggcagtgaatggactggtgacaaaaactacgataatgccaaacattcctctgaaacagcatattttcagccatggtccatgccagtgctcctaaataatttaatcgcctgagtcctgaccagtttatttagaaatctgactgaagtctttgtgaagaaaaatctgctggaattgtgcaaaaacattatttctaaaataaagactttttaattttaatagtagtcatgccaaaatgcatgattctaaaattatatcagatctgtatctgtcatctgacctgaatgcatcgtcagaacaagtacagactacagtttccaaacatgcttaccttgacttttgactggatcaaacagcgtaacctgcatcggcagcaagtgaatgggaccgtacagcttggaatcagagcaacacaacgaagactgtcgagtggacaaaatcggtctttccagttcataattcaataaaaatggacaaagtaacacagttctggttctcttatagtctgaagatgtcgaaatcggatatcacaacacatgaagaaaacggtaaattcgaagaaaaatagagaccaggaaggtgcatcagtgtattatgcacagagagatagtgtgtagtcgatcatgtgacgtcattattctcgactgttttcgatcgcgtgaatgtctgcctgggggcggctggggggctgagaagggtctctattaatttcatttcttgcatttccacaacatctgtaagactttttagtgacatatttgtgtataaaaagacaagacctttccattcatatataatttgtctataatcatcactttcgtgaattttctttgtgtgtatccTTTAAGGTCAGTGAAcgttggccatgttggggtatcTGTTGCATTTACCATCATAACTATATCATAAGTGTGTGGATcttgttcataaaacttggaaataagagtatggtaatcaagtatcactgatcatctcattcgagttttaggtcacatgaccaaattcaaaggtcatttaaggtcattgaactttgaccattttagagatacatgtaattattagattgctgtcatgactttcaaagtttatacatatagtttataaaatgtggatataggggtaatcaagtatcgctgacaagtcttaggtcgcatgatcaaggtcaaatgtcatttattgtcattgaacgtagtattgtatcattatatgaatggtgtttcgtgtgaataattattttatagtagttttcaaagtcagtactgctgcttttttttaatcgtgtgatgcaggtgaactgccagaggtgctccacttgtttaaaatgtttttatacatAACTAACACAGAATTGGATGTTTAGAAACAAAGGGAAgttacaaacaatgaaaataagtcatcttacttgttttttttaggAGGAATTACAGGACTAATAAAAGAATTACAGATACACAATATATAACATATcacaatcaaatttacataaaacGATAATACATTGGTTagtgaagaaaacaaaattgaaatagatCAAGCATACACCCTTACAACTGAAATGAAGAGAGGATAGACGGGAGATAGAAAGAGTGAACTTGATGAAGAGAAATAGGAGGAGGGCAAGTGTGACGAGCGAAAAGAAGGAGGGAAACAGGATAAAAGGGAAGGCAGaggagaatgaagaaaaaaggaataagAAGAATTAAGGGAGTGCAATACAAAGTTTTGTGAATGAGATGTTGCATTATTAGTATGtaatttatttctttacaaAGATCATCTACCTACTTATACAGATGACTAGATGAGCTGACAAGATAGGGGAAAGGTGAAGATAGGGAAATAGTACGAATGGTGTCCTTACATACTCTACTATTTACAAGACAGAAAATCTTCTTAATCTGTTGCTTGTTTTCTTTAGTAATAACACCTCGACTTCcaacttatatatatatatatatataaaatatatatatatatatatatatatatatatatatttacttctCCATTATTGATACTGCCCAACACCGTATTGTAGAAGCCAACTGGCAGGGAGTGCACCAAAGTTTGTAGcctggagagagagagagatttcaTTAACTGTATTCAGTTGTAATCTGAAAATTGGACATCCATATAAATATATCTGATTTACTCCTAATATTATAATGACATGAAAACTAACATTCTTCCATTTACATTTCTTTAAAAGTTAGGCCTACATATCATGATATTATAGAGATTTAATCTGAAGATACATATTGGCATTCTATAATTTGCATTAAAAGATTCCATTCAAGCGAGTATGCCACCAGTgagacaatttttttctaattcataTTAAATTGTGACCCCACAGGCCAAAGCCAAGATATTTAGAAGTCTATCAgatgaaaagagaaaggaagtATTCTCAGACGTTTTTAAATTGGTGGACAAGAATGGAGATGAACATATCAGTAAAGGTTGGTATATATGGGGTAGGTCCACGAGGCCGATTATTTTCCCACAAGGCCAAGGGACCACAAGGCGGATGATAATGgacattattttggaaaagcTTTTGGTAAATCGGAACAACACAATTAATACGGTACTGGAGTATCATCTCACTTACcaaaatttattattctttgtaaaaatttgaaacttCAGTGTTaaacattatattattattatttcttggtattttttaatttcttggaTTCCTATAACTTTGTTAATGATATATGTACATGCAAAGATCTTCTAGAGATGAAGTGCtataaaaattgataatttgattTATGATTTACTGTGAAGGTCTGTAGGAAGTCCATTAAAAGAGGTGCAGTTAACTAACTTGAACCCCATGAAAAGGTAATTTTACTATTAGAAATACAAtcagataaaagaaaataagattgaaCATTTCACTCTACTTAAATGATTCCTAATTTCCATTCTCTCTACGACACTAGATGAGTTGACTGAATGGCTTTACCATGCCTTGCTCACAGTAGATAAAGAAGATGCGATCAATTCCATGGATCCAATCGATGATAACAAAGATAAGATGGTTTCATGGTTTGAGTATCATGATTATGTCTTTGGCTATGCAATGGGTGACGATGTGGAGGAAAACAGGGAAGCCTATACAAAGGTATGATGGAATAGTATAGCCTATAATCTAGCGGAGACTTGTCTTTAGGAGTCTGATGTTGTTATGCAAAATGTAAGCAATGTGTCTGATGCAGCAAGACTACAAACAATGGCTGTCACTGCCCATGCTCTCCTGTCTTGctttgaattatttcttttaGCGACAAATTTGTgcttgttgttttttgtgtaaaAAACATGTTCCAAATCTTATTCTATAACAAGAAAAGAATGACTAAAGCAAGATGAGAGGGTATATTGGGCAGTGGTTATTTCACACATACTGTAGTCACACTGCATCAAGCACATTAGGCAAAGATACAGCTGCCACCACCTAATATAGGGTAGACATAGTAGGATATTGTCAGTAATGTTCAATTAAACATACTATACAACtagaaaaaatttaaaaaaaaattttactatatatttcatgcataaaGTAGCTCAATAAAAGAGTTAAAAAACTGATAATAATCATCTATAtgatttgttttgtaaaatcTTTTAGTTCCGATCTGACTACCGGTCTGGTAATCTGTTGCTGTGTTACAGTGCCCTTGCTTGGCAATTTTGCACATTATTTTGCTCAATTGAAGTCAATAAGATGAAATCTTTCACACAACTTTGTCTGATCTTTATGCATTCATTAAAGTCACTTTGAGATGAGACTATGAAAGTCAACttgttaatttttatttttgtttgttttgtgtctTGGCTTCTACCCATCTCTCTTTCACCACTTCTctgtttcttcttctcctctctcctctctctctctctctctctccccttcttCCTCTTACTTTATACAGCATATCAAGCGTTCCAAGAGAGCGTTTGATCTAGCAGACAGTGATGGCGATGGATTCTTAACACCCAATGAGTTCCATATGTTTCACAATCCAAGATTATTCAAACAAATGGAGGTAGGAGTGATAGTATGAGaaatggtagtggtggtggtaatggtggtgatgaagattgtggtggtagtgatggtggtagCGATGACGGTATTGGTGGTGGTACATGTAATTGCACCTAATGTTGAGTATTTTATATCTTTCAATCTAGGATTATACCATTTAgtgaatggtgatgatgatgatggtagtgctGTTTGGATAgttatgataatggtgatggactgatggtggtagtggtggtgatggtggtggtggtggggattGCTATGGTGCATGTTGAAACCAGTGATGGTAGATGTGATGTTATTATTGGTGTCAGTTGTGATATGGTAATGCATGGTGACCAttgtgatagtggtggtggtgatgagtcatggtggtgatggtggtaggtGAGGTagtggtaatggtggtggttggggtggtggtggtggtggaggtggtggggGGTGgaggtggaggtggtggtggtgatagttaTATTTTATATCACATGAAAGAAAGTTTCTAGGGTGAAAAGGAAGTAGTTTCTGTTCTTGTAAGAAGCATGTGTTTATAATGGTAACATCAGTGTCTCTGTTTAAACAAAAACCCTATACATCTCTATACAGTATAGACTAAAATACAGTTTAAGTATGTAataatctttcatttttctgttaAATTACGTTGAAATGCTTTTACCACTCCTCTTTATTTGACACTTTTATTCATAGAAAGTTGTCATTATGGATTCACTGGAAGATTTTGATACAAACAAAGATGGTGGCATTGAAGTTACTGAGTTTATTGGAGACTTTTTGCTGAAAGAAGgtaagagagaaagacagagaggcGAGGGTAACCCTAATAATCTTtcagattttgaagaaaaaaacatccTCTCTTAATCTGTTTCACCTAACTCGAAATCTTATTCAAATTCCAATCCAAAGTGCCATATTAGGAGCACATTTAATGGCAATTGACTATGACAGTGAGAATACACCCAGTAATGTTCTGTTTTTAGGCCAACTTTGGgcatgtttatgcttccacttttcaggccagaatcacaTTTTTATACTTGATTAGTCCataacacggttgcgtccatgtttactttcatttaaacaacATTTCAGAACGCCAATCATAAACTTACAAAAAGGTGTGATTCTAAATGTCTTTTGACCACTATCAGGGCTTCTGGGAAGAATAAACAGAACcaaacatgtttaaatgacatcattttGTACATGCTTCTAGTGAGATGAAAATAAGTGGGCAAATACAGTTGCATGGTTCTATTTCAGGGAGTTACCTCCACCGAATTACTTCTCGGCTCTCTGGTTTTCATAATGACCAATGTACATTTGCATGTGTGAATATTAAATGAATCACTATCACAATGAATGTTGAGGGAAACAAAACAGAACATGAGTTATGATGAGGAGACATGGCTGAGCCCGAAGACCTGCAGTAGCATAAACAAATTGATGTCTTAGacttatatatatgaatatacttTATTTTGTCTCTATTATCCTTTCCAGGGTAGAAATTCTATGGATATGTCAGGAGCTCCATGCAATTACTAAAAGATGAAAAATTGTTCAAAGTTAAAATAATAGTCAACCATAAcaacacttagaaaaaaaattaaaaagggcGCGCCCCACTTGACTTCGCTTTACTGCTCAACGAAaattacgatgcgaagccagctgcaGATTGCAATTTCGCCtctgaaaaaaagaagtatAAACAGCATTCCCAGAACCATGTTTGAGATCGGTATTCTAAAACGACcattgaaaacgctgattctatCTCTGTATTGGAAGCATAAACATTTGAAAACGCTGTTTCTATCTCTGTattggaagcataaacacaccctaattTGAATGGAGGCACCTAGATAAGATAGGGATTAGTTAAAACCATCATTGAATTGAGGTGATTTTATTGCCTGTTTTGCTCCAGTGAGCTCAGCTTAAAGCATATATGAAGTAGCTAATTCAGTGAATCAAAAGAGTATTTGTGGATGATACAGATTTCCAGAACATAATTGTTCAAGCTTAAGTCACATGATATAGATTGTTTGGAGTTTGAAAATGATGTCCCATCATTTGGTCCTGAGGCAATAGATCCTGCCTTAATTTCTCTGAGGATTAGAGTTATTGAAAGGTGTTTGTTTAGAACAATGTCAGGATTAGATTAAGGTTGGGCTGAGAATCAGATGTAATGTTCAGATTGTAATATGCAGGAGCAGTTGAAAAAGTAAATGTAGCTAATGTCATggaatcatttaaaaaatggttCTTGGATTATTACATAGTTGCTTCAAATTTCCTACAAATTCCTCCATtcttaaaaatctgaactcttcATCAATATATTGCATCAGAGAATATCATCCAACTTCCTTGTCTTGGCCAAAGCACTGCATGTCCATCCCTGATTGGTATAAAACTTTTCAGATCCAATCCTAGCCAAGAATAAAGCTATTTGGTGATTCATAAAGTTGTTGGTAAATTATGTATGGTTTTACATGTGACTAGAATGTGcttttgtgctaaatgagaTCCCCATTTTTTCCTGGTATTTCATCAAAGAGAGATGAATTATACAATTCTTACCTAATTGTTGACAAAGTAGTACCTCTGCTCTCAAATTTGTTTtaaccaccaaaaaaaaatcaaatgtacacATTCACATATAAACCTTAGCTAATAGGGCATTCAAATTATTTCCAATCTGACCTAGCACCTAAGAACATTATTAACTTATTACGAACAGCTTTCATGAAAATCTGTGCATactaaatataaagaaaatccACAATGTCTCTCTTCCCATTTGTCTAACTTTCTTTGGTTTCAGTATTGATAATTATGTATTTTGCCTAATCTGTGACCTTTGTTAGTGCAGTGACATTGCATATATTATAGATATTTAGActttattatgtttttattattgttttgacTAGAAGAGGAAGACCTACCGGATTGGGTATTGGAAGAGAGAAGGGTGTTTGAGACGGAGCATGATCTTGATGGGAACGGGAAACTggaaggaaatgaaatatttgaattagaATCTCAggaaaaatcatttcaagagCAGGCTGAAAGAGAGGTGAGtggatgattatttttaatacaGGTGAACTTGCTGACCTTCCGTAAGTCAAATATTTGCGTAAGTCGAAGCAATTTCTAGACctgggcccagtcttacaaagagttacgttttatctgatcaacctcaagtacatccatcaatgtcataattcttttcttcaggaaattctCTTTGTAAACAGAGAATCATACTGTATTCACaaggaaaattatgaatatacatcatataaaaaaactttcaaaacaaacatgcattttagatgatgatgttgctggctttccatagttgtggttgattggatcaatcgtaactctttgtaagacagggcccagatcaAGTTATATACCTCTTCTATGATGAATTTTCCCTAAATCTAAGAGATTTCTGTGGTCTGAAAAGATTTGACAGAGATCCAGTTAGCTTTATTGCACAATAGAATGTGAAGAGAGGAATAGGAATTAGGATAAGATTGGTCAGCGAAAAATCTTGAGGATCTAACTTCTTCTTCAGCACCATTTGTTCTTGAAACTTGGTGCACATTAGTCTTGGAGTCAACAAGCAGTGTATACATGTGATATCATAAGTTGGAAAATGTTTGTTATGAgtaatataacatttcaaatttattagGGAATGACATGTATTTATTCTGTaagtaaattaatgaaaaaatgaatgactCACAAATTGATTAATTGCATTCTTTACTTTTTTGCCCTACCAGGGCGAATATTTGATAGTAATTGCTGATGCCGATAGATATGATTTGGTCAGTTTAGGTCCAGCTATCAGAGGaatggatggaaggatggatggatggatggttggttggttggatggttggatggatggatggatggttggttggttggatggatggatgaatgaatgaattagcaaaatcatttttttttaaatgtgacaTTTTCCTTCTTGTACTTTTTTTCCTACCAGGTTGATCATTTAATAATAATGGCTGATACCGATAAAGATGATCTAATCAGCTTAGAAGAAGCTCTTCAGAGTGAAGCTCTTTTCATGGGAAATGACcaccattttcataaaaacCCAAACATCGTCATCCAACACAATGAACTATAACCTCAGAAATAGAACAAAGTGCTTTAATTTTTTAATACCAATAGCACATATCATACCTTGTATATCATGTGCCTTATTGCTTAGAAATGCATTTTACCaaggggaagggaggggggtaATGTAATGGgaatgtttgattaaaaaaataatatgctgCCAGTTGCTGAATTGCTGAATCATTTACAAAACAAGGGCAAGAATACAAACATGATAATCAGTCTTATAAGATGATGCTTGCTAAATTAAAAGAGCTGTTAACTTTGCACACATATTTATCTATGTCTGGTGACCTTTTCTTGCCCCAAATGAGACATCctgattttccattttaaaataATGGGAAAGAACTTTctataatgataaatgataaatccataatttattgtttgaaatagacatgaaatgaaatactctgaaaatttgctttgctcaattgatcgtgggcccggcagccgctgtgcagcgccagatcgacgaggctctatccctttaattgttgaatgccaaacagggtagcagcaaaaaatgtcttttggtctgaaCCCCAACCTCCCgattgtgagacggacgctctaccaactgagccaacacaccagttCATTCTCATCTCATCAGATTTTGACAAATAACAATCTTTGTATTCAAATGCTTGATATCAACAAGAATTTTCATCTGGAAGTTCAGATTTTGACTCTATCTGATTGGAATTCAAAGTGTTGAGAGTCTGATTTCAGTGCAAGAATGGGTCACCAGATGTGTGAAGGGACAGCTTGAACTTTatattaaaagtcaagtccaacccagaaaaattttgatttttcataaatagaggaaaatcaaactagcataacacataaaatgtaatcaaatcggatgttaaataagaaagttatgaccctttaaagtttcgcttatatttcacaaaataatgatatgcacaacacagtgacatgcaaatgagacaggcaatgatgtccatcactcactatttcttttgttttgattgtttgaattatacattttttcacttttttacagatttgacaataggaccaacttgactgaactatattgtattaaacaatactaatttaacatgttcagggaggaattaatccttgtatcacttgacaatgaagagaaaacaagaatatttcatatttcagataataattacaaaagaaatagtgagtggatgatgtcatcagtctcctcatttgcatactgacaagGCTATGTATATAActtgtttgtgaaattaagcgaaactttaaaatgtcataactttcttatttttcatcaaattttgatgaaattttcagtgtaatgcttgtgaggtttttatcattttattcatatctttttGTTCATGAATTGGCTTAGCATTTAATTACAGCTTGTAATGAGAGAAAACCTATCTCAATGAATGTCTGTATGTTACTGTAATATTCATTAATGATATACGATGCATTCAAAAAGATCATTGTTATATAATTAAATCATTTACACATACAGTTGTGCTGAAAAGTATGTGAACCctaccacaaaatgcactccttcatgccaagtgttgaatgtagacaacaccactacaatgttcggcgagcccagagaaacaaactttattaaTTATTGAATGCAATATTTTATAATCTGACTTCACAACTAACTATCTAAAACATGGCTGAACTTGAGCACTTTAAATGTGTcaattttctggtggggttctcTAATTATTGAGCACCACTTTATATCCATATTCCAAAGgccaatg encodes:
- the LOC121429194 gene encoding reticulocalbin-1-like, with the translated sequence MRVAVFSFLCCRVCQIMSHLLIILGVMLSIGVNVIQTKNAVNEKEEANKIEDILPHYADDRHLDSFDQTLFLGGQAKAKIFRSLSDEKRKEVFSDVFKLVDKNGDEHISKDELTEWLYHALLTVDKEDAINSMDPIDDNKDKMVSWFEYHDYVFGYAMGDDVEENREAYTKHIKRSKRAFDLADSDGDGFLTPNEFHMFHNPRLFKQMEKVVIMDSLEDFDTNKDGGIEVTEFIGDFLLKEEEEDLPDWVLEERRVFETEHDLDGNGKLEGNEIFELESQEKSFQEQAEREVDHLIIMADTDKDDLISLEEALQSEALFMGNDHHFHKNPNIVIQHNEL